A genomic region of Alligator mississippiensis isolate rAllMis1 chromosome 4, rAllMis1, whole genome shotgun sequence contains the following coding sequences:
- the LOC102569787 gene encoding glucose-6-phosphatase catalytic subunit 1 translates to MDHLHSFGVQMTLYLQKNYQSCQDWFFFISFAADLKTTFFIFFPICFHLCEPVGIRLLWVAVVGDWLNLVFKWILFGQRPYWWVHETSYYGNTSTPVIQQYLLTCEAGPGSPSGHAMGSAGICYVMVTALLHAWLQCLQSSFQKQCLRWALWTAFWGVQVCVCLSRIFLAAHFPHQVIAGVILGMAVAEAFQHIHAIYNASLRRYLGTTLFLFSFALGFYLLLKVLGVDLLWTLEKAKRWCDQPEWVHIDTTPFAGLLRNLGILFGLGLALHSQMYVESCKGKQGQQLPFRLSCIMAALIVLHLLDSFKLPTEVELLFYGLSFCKSAAVPLAVVGLIPFCMSHIIRMQEKKLA, encoded by the exons ATGGATCATCTACACAGCTTTGGGGTTCAAATGACTCTTTACCTTCAGAAGAATTACCAGAGCTGCCAGGACTGGTTCTTTTTTATCTCATTTGCTGCTGACCTTAAAACCACTTTCTTCATCTTCTTCCCTATTTGCTTTCACCTCTGTGAACCTGTGGGTATCAGGCTGCTCTGGGTAGCTGTGGTTGGGGACTGGCTCAACCTGGTCTTTAAATG GATTCTCTTTGGGCAGAGACCCTACTGGTGGGTCCATGAGACCAGTTACTATGGCAACACCTCTACCCCAGTGATCCAACAGTACCTTCTCACATGCGAGGCGGGGCCAG GCAGCCCCTCGGGCCATGCTATGGGCTCAGCAGGCATCTGTTATGTGATGGTGACggctctgctccatgcctggCTTCAATGCCTTCAGTCCTCCTTCCAGAAACA GTGCCTGCGATGGGCACTGTGGACAGCATTCTGGGGGGTACAAGTGTGCGTGTGTCTGTCCAGGATCTTCCTAGCTGCTCACTTTCCACACCAAGTCATTGCAGGAGTAATTTTGG GCATGGCAGTGGCTGAAGCTTTCCAACACATCCACGCCATTTACAATGCCAGTCTCCGGAGATACCTGGGCACAACACTTTTCCTTTTCAGCTTTGCCCTGGGCTTTTATCTGCTGCTGAAGGTTCTTGGTGTTGATCTGCTGTGGACCCTGGAGAAAGCCAAGAGGTGGTGTGACCAGCCGGAGTGGGTTCACATTGACACCACACCCTTTGCTGGCCTCCTCCGGAACCTGGGCATCCtctttgggctggggctggccctcCACTCCCAGATGTATGTGGAAAGCTGCAAAGGGAAGCAGGGCCAACAGCTGCCCTTTCGCCTGAGCTGCATCATGGCTGCGCTCATTGTCCTGCATCTGTTGGACTCCTTCAAGCTGCCCACTGAGGTGGAGCTGCTGTTCTATGGCCTGTCTTTCTGCAAGAGTGCAGCTGTACCTCTGGCTGTTGTTGGCCTCATCCCCTTCTGCATGTCCCACATTATCAGGATGCAAGAGAAGAAACTCGCATAA